A region of the Methylobacterium nodulans ORS 2060 genome:
CGGCATCATCGACTGGGAACTGGCGACGCTCGGGCATCCGCTCGCCGACCTCGCCTATAACTGCATCGCCTACAATACCGACCCGACGGTCTATCGCGGCATCCGCGGGCGCGACCTCGACGCGCTCGGCATCCCGAGCCAGGAGGCCTATGTGCGCCGCTACTGCGAGCGCACCGGGCGCCGCGACGGCATCACGTCCTTCCACCTCGCCTTCGCGCTGTTCCGCCTCGCGGTGATCCTCGAAGGCGTGCTCGCCCGCGCCAAGGCCGGCAACGCATCGAGCGCGGATGCGAGCGAGAAGGGGGCGCTCGGGATCGCGCTCGCCGAGCGCGGCTGGGAACTGGCGCGGGGCTGAGACCCGGCGCCTCGTCCGGCGAAGCGGGATTCGCGCGTCGGACGATGCCCTAGGCGGCGGCGCTGCCCTTGCGGCTGAGCCGCCGCCGCAGGCGGTTGACGCCGTAGATCGTCGCGAGCCGCAGGCGGGCGGTGCGCACCGGCGCGTCGACCCGCTCGGCCTGAGCCTCGGCGATGATCCGCAAGGCTTCCGCGACGGAACGTTCGAGCTCGGTCTCTTCCGAAGCGGCCGCTTGGCGCTCCTGCATCGGATCACTCCCCGTATTCTTGCTTGGGTTGCGACCTGACCAGCCGATTCGGGCGAGGGCGGGGCTGGAGCGTGACCCTTCCGCAACGATCCAGTGGGAAATCGGAGGCGCCGAAGTCGAAACCGACGTGCCTGGAAGCCGCTCCTCAACTCATGCTGAGGTGCAGGCGATCGAAGATCGCACGGAGCACCTCAGCATGAGGGCCGGGGTTGGCCGCCATGGGAGGGAGCGCTCAGTCAGCCGGTTTCGTCCGTCGGGGTCGGCCCGGCCGGCAGCGAACTCAATCCGCATCCCGCGTGCCGTCCTCCACTTCCAGCCCGACGGCGTCGAGATCGTCCTCGGGCTCGTGGGAATCGAGTCCGGACGCCTCCGCGAGATTGCGGGCGGCCCGGCGCAGGAGCTTGCGCAGGCGCCGCTTCTCCTTGTTGTCGAAGCCGTCGAGCATCTCGGCCTCGACCTCGTCCCAGATCCGGTCGATCGCGGCGGCCTTGGCGAGGCCCGCCTCGGTGAGGCGCACGCGCACGATGCGGCCGTCCGCGGCCTCGGTCCGGCGCTCGACGAAGCCGAGGGCGGCAAGACGCGTCACGGTCTTGGAGGCGGTGGGCGGCCGCACCCGCAGGGTCGCCGCGAGGTCGCCCATGGTCATGGTGCCCGCCGCGGCGAGCACCTGGACCACCTGTTCCTGTCCGGCGAAGAGGTTGAGGGCGGCGAGCCGGTCGCCGATCCGCGCGCGGTGCATGCGGGCCGCCTGCACCAGCGCCCAGCCGACGCTCTTGGCGCCGGGCGGGCGCAGCGCCTTCGAGGACTTGCGGCGCGGCGCCTCGTCGGCCTCCACCAGCATCGCCTGCTCGGCCGTTGCCATCCGATCCTTCCTTCTGCCGCAGAGGCCGCGCGGATGTCTCCGCCGCCGCGCATGAGACACTATACGGCCATCTGCCGCCGGGCCGTGACGGTCCGATGACAGATTGCGGCCGGCGCACGGCCGCGGTTCGGCGGGACGGTAGGCGAGGGCGCCGGGCCTCCTTATCTCAGGGCGTCGATCTGGAGGACCCTCATGCCGGCCCGCTCCTGGCAGGACCTGACCACCGCGGAGATCCGCGCCCGCCCGCTGCACCGCGCCATCGCCGTCCTGCCCGTGGCGGCGGTGGAGCAGCACGGGCCGCACCTGCCGCTCGGCACCGACGTGATCATCGCCGAGGGCTACCTCGCCCGCATGCGCGCCCTGGTGCCGGAGGACCTCGAGGTTCTCCTCCTGCCGGTCCAGGCGGTGGGCAAGTCCGACGAGCATCTGAGCTTTCCCGGCACGCTGACCCTCTCCGGTCCGACGGCGCTCGCCGCCTGGGTCGAGATCGGCACCGCGGTGCACCGCGCCGGATGCCGCAAGCTCGTCATCGTCACCTCGCATGGCGGCAACAGCGCGCTGATCGACCTCGTCGCCCTCGAATTGCGCCGCAGCTGCGGGCTCGTCGCGGTCACCACGGCGTGGAGCCGGTTCGGCTACCCGCCCGGGCTGTTTCCGCCGGAGGAGGTGCGTCACGGCATCCATGGCGGCGCCGTCGAGACGGCCCTGATGCTGGCCCTTCGCCCCGACCTCGTGCGCCGCGACGAGCTGCGGGACTTCATGCCGCGCAGCCGCGCGATGGAGCGGGATTTCACCCATCTGCGGGCGGGGCGCCCCGCCGCCTTCGCGTGGCTCGCCGAGGACCTCAACCCGTCCGGCGCGATCGGCGACGCGACGCTCGCTACCCTCGATGCCGGCGAGGCCGCCCTCGCGCATGGCGCGCGCGCCTTCGTCGAGCTGCTGCGCGATGTCGACCGCTTCAGCCTGACCGGGACGCCCTCCCGGTCGGCGGAGTGATACACTATATCATTCGCTCCTCTGCCGCCCCGTACCGGCGGTCCAGCCCCTCAGGTTTGCCGTATGTCGGACAAGATCCCCGTCACCGTGCTCACCGGCTATCTCGGCGCCGGCAAGACCACGCTTCTCAACCGCATCCTCACCGAGCCGCACGGCAAGCGCTACGCCGTGATCGTCAACGAGTTCGGCGAGATCGGCATCGACAACGACCTCGTGGTCGGGGCCGACGAGGAAGTGTTCGAGATGAACAACGGCTGCATCTGCTGCACCGTGCGCGGCGACCTGATCCGCATCATGGACGGCCTGATGAAGCGGAGGGGCAAGTTCGACGCGATCATCGTCGAAACGACCGGCCTCGCCGATCCGGCTCCCGTCGCCCAGACCTTCTTCGTCGATCAGGACGTCGGCGAGGCGGCGCGCCTCGACGCGGTGGTGACCGTGGCGGATGCCAAGTGGCTGTCCGAGCGCCTCAAGGACGCGCCCGAGGCGAAGAACCAGATCGCCTTTGCGGACGTGATCCTGCTCAACAAGGCCGACCTCGTCGACGAGGCCGGGCTCGCCGCGGTCGAGCGCCAGATCCGGGCGATCAATCCCTCCGCCGTCATCCACCGCACGGTGCAGTGCAACCTGCCCCTCGATGCGGTGCTCGACCGCAAGGCCTTCGACCTCGACCGGATCATGACCGTCGAGCCGGAATTCCTGGAGGAGGGCCACCACCATCACCATTCCGACGACATCCAGTCGGTCTCGGCGCGGCTGCCCGGCGCGGTCGATCCCAACAAGTTCATGCCCTGGATCTCGGACCTCACGCAGGTGCAGGGGCCGGACATCCTGCGCTGCAAGGGCATCGTCAGCTTCCCCGACGAGCCGCGCCGCTTCGTGTTCCAGGGCGTGCACATGATCCTCGACGGCGACCTGCAGGGCGAGTGGCCGGCGGGCGATCCGCGCGAGTCCCGCGTGGTCTTCATCGGCCGCAATCTCGATCCGGAGAAGATCCGCAAGGGTTTCGAGGCCACGAAGGCATGATCCGTCGGGCGGCGCTGGACCGATAGGGCCGGATTCCTCCCGCGCCCGGCCAGCGGGCTCGCCTGTCTGCCCGCGCTGAGCTAGACCGGATCATGGTCGGGCGGCGCGGGCCGCCATCCCGCGCGGGGGCCGGTCATGGCGGGGGTCAAGGAGAAGGCGGCGGAGGGGCAGGGGCGCCTGATGCCGCTTCTCGTCGCGGCGGTGTGCCTGGGGCTGCTCGGGCTGCCGGTCGCCGTCTGGTTCGATCTCAGCGCCCTGACCGAGCAGATGCTGCGCCAGCAGGCGAACGAGACCGGGCGCCTGATCAACGACGTGCGCGGCTTCTATGCCACCGAGGTGGTCGACCGGGTGCTGAAGGCCGACCGTCCGGTCTCGGTCACGCACGATTTCCGCACCACGCCCGGCGCGATCCCGATCCCCGCGACGCTGTCGATCGAGCTCGGCCGGCGCATCAGCGACCGCGACGGGGCGATGCGCTACCGCTTCGTCTCCGACCTGCCGTTCCGCAATCGGGAGGCCCAGACCCTCGATACCTTCCAGCGCGGGGCCCTCGACGCGTTGCGCGCCGCCCATCCGGAGGCCCGCAAGCCCGTGGTCGAGGTCACGGGCTCGATCTTCGACCGGCAGGTGCGGATCGCGAGTCCGATCGTGATGGGGCCGGTCTGCGTCGCCTGCCACAACAGCCACCCGTTGAGCCCCAAGAACGACTGGGCGGTGGGCGACGTGCGCGGCATCCAGGAGATCGCGATCCGCCAGCCCATCGAGGCGAACATCTTCGCCTTCAAGTTCCTGCTCGCCTACCTCGTGCTGGCGGCCAGCGCGGGCCTCGCCGTGATCCTGCTGCAGGGCCGCCAAGCGCGGCTGATCCGCGCCATGAACCGCGAACTCGCCACCGCCAACGACTTCCTGGCCTCGATCTCGCTCAAGATCGCCAAGTACCTGCCGCCGCAGATCTACCGCCGCATCTTCAGCGGCGAGAAGGACGTGGTGGTGCAGACCGAGCGCAAGAAGCTCACCATCTTCTTCTCGGACATCAAGGACTTCACCGCCTCGACGGAGCGGCTGCAGCCCGAGGAGCTGACGGCCCTCCTCAACGAATACTTCACGGAGATGGCCGCCATCGCCGAGCGGCACGGCGGCACGATCGACAAGTTCATCGGCGACGCGATGCTGGTGTTCTTCGGCGATCCCGAGACGCTCGGCGTCAAGGGCGACGCCCGGGCCTGCCTCGCCATGGCGGTGGAGATGCAGCGGCGCCTGGAGCAGCTCAACGCGGCATGGCGGCGGCGCGGCATCGAGATCCCGTTCCGCGCCCGCATGGGCATCAACACGGGCTATTGCAACGTCGGCAATTTCGGCAGCGACGACCGCATGGACTACACGATCATCGGGGCGGAGGCGAACCTCGCCGCGCGCCTCCAGATGATCGCCGAGCCCGGCGGCATCATGCTGAGCTTCGAGACCTACGCGCAGGTGCGCGACGTCGTGCGGGCGACGCCGCAGCCGCCGATCCGCATGAAGGGAATCAGCCGCGAGATCGTGCCCTACGCGGTCGAGGGGCTGGCCGGGGACCTCGCGGCCGACGCGACCGTGATCTCGGAGCACGCCGCCGGGCTCGACCTGTTCATCGATCTCGGGGCGCTCGACGACGCGGCGGCCGAGCGGGCGCGCCGCCGCCTCGCGGAGGCCCTTCAGGCCCTCGATGCGCGCGGCGCCCGGCCGAGCGCGGCCTAGGCAGGGTGGCGGGGCCGCGCCACGCTGCTTGGATTGCTTCGATTCCGCATCCTTCGCCGAAGTGTCTCACGGTCCGGCGAAGGATGCCTGGAGAAGGATGCTTGGCGCGCTCGGGCGGAAGCGGCTGACCGCCGCGGCGATCCCGAGGTCAGCGGACCGTGACCTGGTCCTTGATGCGCTCGAACGCCGCCCGGCTGAGGACGCGCTTCGACACGAGTTCCTGCGGCGAGCCATAGGGGCGTCGGGCGATGATCGCCTTGCCGATGAGGCCGCCGCCGCGCAGACCGTTGAGCTCGGCGAGCGTGGCGGTGTTGAGATCGATGCCGCTGGCGGCGGGCGCCGCGGCCTGAGACGGCTCCTCCGGGGGCGGGCCTGCGTCCGGCATGGGCTCCGGCTCCGCCGCCGCGACGGGCGGTGGGAAGACCGGTGGGGACGCGGGCGGTGCCGGATCGGCCCGGGCCTCGGTGACCGGCGCAACGGGGTCCGGGACCGGCGGACGCGAGCGCGCCTCGCCCCCGTCGGGACCCGGATAGACCAAGCGCACCGGATCCGGATCGTCGCCGGGCGAGGCCGTGGGCTGCGGGACCGCCGGAGGGGAGGGCGCCGCCGCAGAGGCCACGACCCTGGGCGGCTGGGACAGCGGATCGGATGCGGCGAGCCGGCCGGTGAGGGATTGCCAAATCCCCGCAAGGCCCGCTGCCAGGACCACGATGACGAAAGCGCGCGTGATGGCTGAACCGGTCAGCATGGCGAGAGATCCGAGCATTGGATCTTCAGAAACTCTCGATGACCGTGTCATTTTAGTGACGCGGTGCCGGGGTGTCTGGCGGCCTTAAGCGCAGCCGGAGGATTCCGGCATCGCCCGTCAGGTCTCGTCCGCGTCGAGGTGACGCCCCTCATGCGAGAGGTGGAGGTAGTTCTGGTTGAACAGCACCACCCGCTCGAACGACTCCAGCTTGTGGATGGTCAGTTCCCGCCCGCCGAGGGTGATGAAGCCGGTGCTGCGGAGTTCCTGCAGGGTGCGGTTCACGTGGACCACGGAGAGGCCGATCGTGTCGGCGATCTCGGCCTGGGTGAGGGGCAGGTCGCAGCTGCTGCCGCGGGTGAGCCCGAGGACCCGCATCCGCACGAACAGCTCGCACAGGAGGTGGCCCAGGCGTTCGAAGGCCGTGCGCTGCCCGACATTGACCGTCCATTCCCGCTGAATCGAGGCTGCGGTCAGGGCATCCCAGCAGAGGGCCTGCATCAGGCGCGGATGGGCCATGAGGAGCTGCTCCGCGGCGTCGAGCGGGATCTCGGCCAGCGTGACGGCGGTGATGGTCCCGATCGAATGGTCCATCTCGCGCAGGATCGGCGCGCCGATGTCGCAGACATCGCCTGGAAGCAGGTAGGCGACGATCTGCCGGCGGCCATCCTCCAAGGTCTTGTAGCGGCAAGCCCATCCATCGAGCACCAGATTGATGAATTGAGGCACGTCTCCTTCGTGGATGATGTCGTCCCGCGCACGGACTCGCCGCGTCCGAAGCCGCGCGAGCGCATCGAGCGACTCCTTCTCCTCTGACGAGAGGCGAGTGTAATGCTCGAGCTTGCGGATCAGATATTGAGCCAAAGCGTGACCGATCCCGAGGAGCACAGCAGAGTTTGGCCGGAAACGCTCGGGTTCGGATCTACATAAGTTAGCTCGTCGGCCAGAGCGCCGCATCTCGGGACGGCTCTTCCGGCTGAGGCATGGTGGCCGAGACGCAGGTGGTCCGCCCGCCGATCCCTGAGCTGCGCGAGTGTTGCGGCCCGATCACAAGGGCGGTGGAACCGAAAGCTCGGCCGCAGACGAGGGATTGTGATCCGCGCCGGGATTGGCAGGGTTGAAGCCAGAGGCGGCGTACAGTCCCGAGGACCCCATGACATCACAGAATTCGCCTGCGATGTGGCACGGGTCGGCCACGGCACTGCCCGGGTATGGTGCGACCAGAGCCTGCCCGTCAGGCGGCGATCGACTGGCCGATGCCTTGGCTCCGGGGCTGCAGGCCGCCTTCGGAGGCTGTCTCGCGGAGGCGCTCCCCTGCGAACTCGCGGAGAGCCTCGCCGAACTCCTGGTGCGGCTCGACGGCGAGCCCGCCTCCCACGCCCGAGATCACAACCCGCGTCGTTAAGAGTCCCATGACCGAACCCGCTCCTGAACCGACCCGCATCCTCACCTTCCCCCAGGCGGTTCCCGCCGCGCCCGCGGACGAGAACACGGCCTCGATGATCGAGGTGCTGCAGGAACAGCTGCGGCTCGCGCGCGAGGGCAAGCTGCGCTCGGTCGCCGTCGTCTCGGTTTCCTCGGACGGGGCATCGATCGGGACGCAATGGTCCTGCACCCATGGGGATATTTCGAGCCTGATCGGCAAGCTCACGGTGCTCGCCCACGACATGATGGCTGCCCGCAAGTAACGCCCCGACACGGGCGCGGCGTCACCCGTTGCGGAGGCGCCGCGCATTCGCCCGCACCCGCCGGCGAGCGGTGCCGCCAGCCGGAACCAGGGTCCTGTCAGCGCGGCGACCTCATGGAATAGCCCCCTGCGGCAGCGTGAACCCGTTCGGCAGGCGCGGCGGGGAGTCCGCCTGATCGGCTTTCGAATTCGCTTTCGGCTTCGGCGCCGCAGCCCGTTTCGGCGCTTCCGCCTTCGGGGCCTTGGCCACCGCAACCTTGGGGGCATCGCCGCAGCTGCGGAACTGCAGCGCGGCGAGGACGCCCGCTCCGTCATCCTCCAGGATGCGCAGGGTGGCGGGCAGGCCGTCAATGCTCTCGCCCCACCGGATCGCGGCGCCGCTCTGCGCCTCCAGGCTCGCTGGCGCGGCGCCGCGGCGCAGCGTGTCGAGATCCGGCCCGTAGGCGGTCGCGGCTTTGCCGCGGATCACCACCTGAAGCACCTGCAACTCGTCCGGCGTGAGCGGGCGCAGGGGGTTCTCCCGCCTCAGCGTCCCCCGGCGCGTGACCCAGAGGGCGAAGCCCTTGCCGCCGGCGTATTGCGCCGCCTGCCCGCCGCAGGCGATGGGCGCGGGCGCCTGAGCCCAAGCTGCCTGAGCCCAAGCTGCCTGAGCCCAAGCCGCGCCGACGCCTACCAGCAGGGCGGCGAGCCCGAGCCGCAGCCTCACCGGGCGCCTCTCTCGCCGCGGGGAGCCGGTCCGCGCTCGGACGGGTCATGGTCGATCACCAGGGGGCCTCCCCGCATCGGCGGCCGTGGGCCCTCGATCCGCACCGGGTCCGGCGAGACTGGCATGCCGTCCGAGGTCACCTCCAGCGAGGGGGCGGTGCGGTCGACGGGGCTCTTCGGCCGGGGCCCGATCGCGTCGTAGAGCTCGTCCCCGCGTTCCTCCAGCAGTTCCTCCCGCGGCAGCCGCAGGGGCGGGCGCCGGTCCGCCGCGTGGACGATCAGCAGGACGATTCCGACTGCGAGGATCACGGCCGCGACGGCCAGGAACACGACCATATCCACTCTGCCCGAGGCTGCCCCGCCTGCCGTCCGCGCTGAATTCCGTCTCGGAGAGGACGGTGAGGCGTCGCCGCCTCGGCGAACGACGGATCCTCGGTTCCCGCCCGATCTACCCGAAGGCGAATCCGGATTCCACTTCCTCCGGGCGTCGAGCCGGTCGGAGGCGGGGCCTCAATCGACCAGGAAGCCCGCATGCCGCAGGTCCGCCTCGACGGCCCTAAACAGGTCGTCCTCCGGATTCCCCGCGGCGCTCACCGCCTCGTCCGGCTCGACCGGCCGCGACGCGGCCTCGCCGTGGGGGCACGGGCCCGGCCCGGTCCAGGCAAGGGGAGCACGGGCCGGTTCGAGAACGGCGGCAATGGACGTCATGCGGTATACCCCCGTTCCGCGCATCGGACCGAATCGCCGCGGCGTCGGACTATGTTAACGCTTCTTCTTGTCTTGCGGGCAATCTCGGCCGAAGAGCGGCCGGCCCGCTCGGGCGGAACGGACCTTGCGTCGCCGCAGGCCGCGCCCCGCCTTCGCTGCGACGAGTGATGCCCCAAATGATGCCCCAAGTGATGCCAATCCACCGGACCGAGGACAGCTCCGATCCGCACGCCGCTCCGGGGAGCCTGGAGGCGGCTCTGCTGCAGCTCGTGGAGCAGGTGCGCCAGCAGGCGAGCGAGGATCCCTTCCGCAACCCGGTCCTCACCGTGGCCCTGGCGATCAGCCGCCGGATGGACCGGGGGGAGGTGACGGAGGGCGATCTCGACGGGTTGTTCCGCAGCCTGCGGCTCCAGGCCCTCGAGGATCGGGCTGCGCGCCTGCGCGCCTATGTGGGCTTGAGCGAGGAGGCAGGCGACGATCTCGGGCGGGCGGTGCCGCTCGTCTTCGGCGAGACGGCGGACGACTTCGAGGCCGTGCGGGCCCGCATCGGGCGGCCGCGCTTCGCGGCGGTGTTCACGGCCCATCCGACCTTCGGCATGCCGAAGGCGGTGGCCCATCTGCTCGCGGAGGCCGCCTCGACGCCCTCGCCCGAGGCCCGCCGCGGGCTGCTGACCGAGGCCGCCGCCCTGTCGTCGCGGCCCGACCCGGTCATCACCCTCAACGACGAGTTCGAGCAGGCCCGCTTCTCGGTGCAGCACGGGCGCGCCGCCCTCGACGGCCTCAACGAGGCGCTGCTGCGCGCCGCACGCGAGCGCTGGCCGGACCGTTGGCTCGAACTCGTGCCCCAGCCCGTCGTGATCGCCTCGTGGGTGGGCTGCGACACGGACGGGCGCACCGATATCGGCTGGTGGGACACCCTGCGCTACCGGCTCGAATCGAAGCGGACGCAGATCGAGCGCGTGCTGGCCCAGCTGCCGGACGATCCCGCGGCGGTGCCCGTGCGCCGTCTCGCCGAGGCGGCGCGCGATGCCGTCTCGCGCCAGCTCGCCGTCGCGCCCAAGCTCGGGGACGATCCGAGCCTGGAGGCGGTCCACCGATTCGCGCTCGCGCTCATCATCGAGCGCGACCGCGCCCAGACCGAGGCGGGGCCGCTCATCGCCGCCCTCGACGCGGCGATCGCGGGCGCGGCCGATGACGAGTCGCGGCTCAAGCTCTGCGTGCTGCGCGCCGGCTGCGCCGCCCACGGGCTCCAGAACGGGCTGCCGCATTTCCGGCTCAACGCCACGCAGGTCCACAACGCGGTGCGCCGCACCCTCGACCGGGACGGCGATCCGACCGATCCGGCGCAGCGCCGCTCGCATCTCGCCTCCATCAACGCGCTGCTCGACCGGGTCGAGGCGGTGCCGGTGGATTTCGGCGCGCTCGCCGCCGAGCGGGCCTCCGCCGCCCGGCTGATGATGACGGTCGCCCAGATCCTCAAGCACGTGGACGGCACCCATCCGGTCCGCTTCCTGATCGCCGAGACCGAGACCGGCTACACGCTGCTCGCCGCCCTCTGGCTCGCCGAGCATTTCGGCATCGGCGACAAGGTCGAGATCACGCCGCTGTTCGAGACCGCCTCGGCCCTCGAGCAGGGCGTCCATGTGATCGAGGACGCGCTGCGCTCGGCCCATTGGCGGCGCTACCTGCGGCGGATCGGCCGGCTCGTCCTGCAGTTCGGCTATTCGGATTCCGGGCGCTATGTCGGGCAGCTCGCCGCCACCTTCTGGATCGAGCGGCTGCGCCTGCGCATTACCGAGATGATGGTGCAGAACGGGCTCTCGGACATCGAGCTCGTCATCTTCGACACGCATGGCGAATCGATCGGCCGCGGCGCCCATCCGGCCAGCCTCAAGGACCGCCTCGCCTACCTCGCGCCGAGCCACGCCCGGCGCCGCAACCGCGAGGCCGGGGTCAAGGCGCGGCTCGAATCGAGCTTCCAGGGGACGGACGGCTATCTGCTGTTCGGCTCAGGGCCCCTCGCGCGGGCGACGGTCCTGCGCATCGTCGAGCACGTCTTCGCACCCGGCGATCCGCCCGACGATCCGATCTACGCCGAGCCCGACTTCGCCACCGAGTTCTTCACCGGCGCGCGCCAGGACATGGAGAGCCTGGTCGACGATCCCGGCTACGCCGCCTTGCTCGGGACGTTCGGCCCGAACCTGATCGACCGCACCGGCTCGCGGCCGGTGGCGCGCCAGTCCGATGCCGGCGGGCCGGTCGCCATCACCCATCCGCGCCAGATCCGGGCGATCCCCAACAACGCGATCCTGCAGCAGCTCGGCTTCCTGGCGAATTCGATGCACGGCATCGGCCACGCAGCCGCCCGTGCGCCGGACCTGTTTCGCGACATGCGCGCCCAGTCCGATCGCTTCGGCCGCGCCTTCAGCCTCGTCCAGCACGCCGCCGCGGTGAGCGACCTCGACGTGCTGCGCGCCTATGTGGAGACGCTCGATCCCGGCATGTGGCTGGAGCGGGCGCGGCGGGCCACGAGGGATGGGCGCCGGGAGGAGATCATCGCCATCGCGGCGGCGCTCGACCGGCTCGACCTCGCGCCGCGCCTGCGCCGCCTGTTCGGGCGCCTCACGCACGACCACCTGATGCTGCATTCCGTGGCCCCCGATCTCGGCACCATGAGCCTGCGCCTCACGCTGCTCCACGCCCTGCGGCTCGCCCTGATCCACCGGATCTGGTTCCTGGCCGTCCACATCCCGGGCTTCCGGCCCCAGGCCGGGATCACCCGCGAGATCCTGATCGAGCGCATCCTGCGCCTCGACGTGGCGAGCTGCCTCAAGGCGCTGGACGAGATCTTCCCGGTGGCGCCCGACCCGACGCTCGGCCTCAATTTCGGCGAGCCGCCCGGCCCGCGCGGCGTCGGCACCTACGAGACCGAGCACCGCACCCTGTTCGAGCCGATCGGGCGGCTCTTCGCCCTGGTGCGCGAGATCAGCGGCATGATCCAGCACGAAATCGGGTCATTCGGATAAGGCTCCCGGCCGAAATCCGTAAGCCCCGTGAGCCGACGAGAGACCCCGTGCCGGACCTGACCAGTGTCGTCCAGGAGATCGCCGAGGAGATGCGCGAGCGCCCCGATCGGGGC
Encoded here:
- a CDS encoding MarR family winged helix-turn-helix transcriptional regulator, with protein sequence MATAEQAMLVEADEAPRRKSSKALRPPGAKSVGWALVQAARMHRARIGDRLAALNLFAGQEQVVQVLAAAGTMTMGDLAATLRVRPPTASKTVTRLAALGFVERRTEAADGRIVRVRLTEAGLAKAAAIDRIWDEVEAEMLDGFDNKEKRRLRKLLRRAARNLAEASGLDSHEPEDDLDAVGLEVEDGTRDAD
- a CDS encoding creatininase family protein translates to MPARSWQDLTTAEIRARPLHRAIAVLPVAAVEQHGPHLPLGTDVIIAEGYLARMRALVPEDLEVLLLPVQAVGKSDEHLSFPGTLTLSGPTALAAWVEIGTAVHRAGCRKLVIVTSHGGNSALIDLVALELRRSCGLVAVTTAWSRFGYPPGLFPPEEVRHGIHGGAVETALMLALRPDLVRRDELRDFMPRSRAMERDFTHLRAGRPAAFAWLAEDLNPSGAIGDATLATLDAGEAALAHGARAFVELLRDVDRFSLTGTPSRSAE
- a CDS encoding CobW family GTP-binding protein produces the protein MSDKIPVTVLTGYLGAGKTTLLNRILTEPHGKRYAVIVNEFGEIGIDNDLVVGADEEVFEMNNGCICCTVRGDLIRIMDGLMKRRGKFDAIIVETTGLADPAPVAQTFFVDQDVGEAARLDAVVTVADAKWLSERLKDAPEAKNQIAFADVILLNKADLVDEAGLAAVERQIRAINPSAVIHRTVQCNLPLDAVLDRKAFDLDRIMTVEPEFLEEGHHHHHSDDIQSVSARLPGAVDPNKFMPWISDLTQVQGPDILRCKGIVSFPDEPRRFVFQGVHMILDGDLQGEWPAGDPRESRVVFIGRNLDPEKIRKGFEATKA
- a CDS encoding adenylate/guanylate cyclase domain-containing protein, whose amino-acid sequence is MAGVKEKAAEGQGRLMPLLVAAVCLGLLGLPVAVWFDLSALTEQMLRQQANETGRLINDVRGFYATEVVDRVLKADRPVSVTHDFRTTPGAIPIPATLSIELGRRISDRDGAMRYRFVSDLPFRNREAQTLDTFQRGALDALRAAHPEARKPVVEVTGSIFDRQVRIASPIVMGPVCVACHNSHPLSPKNDWAVGDVRGIQEIAIRQPIEANIFAFKFLLAYLVLAASAGLAVILLQGRQARLIRAMNRELATANDFLASISLKIAKYLPPQIYRRIFSGEKDVVVQTERKKLTIFFSDIKDFTASTERLQPEELTALLNEYFTEMAAIAERHGGTIDKFIGDAMLVFFGDPETLGVKGDARACLAMAVEMQRRLEQLNAAWRRRGIEIPFRARMGINTGYCNVGNFGSDDRMDYTIIGAEANLAARLQMIAEPGGIMLSFETYAQVRDVVRATPQPPIRMKGISREIVPYAVEGLAGDLAADATVISEHAAGLDLFIDLGALDDAAAERARRRLAEALQALDARGARPSAA
- a CDS encoding helix-hairpin-helix domain-containing protein encodes the protein MLTGSAITRAFVIVVLAAGLAGIWQSLTGRLAASDPLSQPPRVVASAAAPSPPAVPQPTASPGDDPDPVRLVYPGPDGGEARSRPPVPDPVAPVTEARADPAPPASPPVFPPPVAAAEPEPMPDAGPPPEEPSQAAAPAASGIDLNTATLAELNGLRGGGLIGKAIIARRPYGSPQELVSKRVLSRAAFERIKDQVTVR
- a CDS encoding Crp/Fnr family transcriptional regulator — translated: MAQYLIRKLEHYTRLSSEEKESLDALARLRTRRVRARDDIIHEGDVPQFINLVLDGWACRYKTLEDGRRQIVAYLLPGDVCDIGAPILREMDHSIGTITAVTLAEIPLDAAEQLLMAHPRLMQALCWDALTAASIQREWTVNVGQRTAFERLGHLLCELFVRMRVLGLTRGSSCDLPLTQAEIADTIGLSVVHVNRTLQELRSTGFITLGGRELTIHKLESFERVVLFNQNYLHLSHEGRHLDADET
- a CDS encoding phosphoenolpyruvate carboxylase; translated protein: MPQMMPQVMPIHRTEDSSDPHAAPGSLEAALLQLVEQVRQQASEDPFRNPVLTVALAISRRMDRGEVTEGDLDGLFRSLRLQALEDRAARLRAYVGLSEEAGDDLGRAVPLVFGETADDFEAVRARIGRPRFAAVFTAHPTFGMPKAVAHLLAEAASTPSPEARRGLLTEAAALSSRPDPVITLNDEFEQARFSVQHGRAALDGLNEALLRAARERWPDRWLELVPQPVVIASWVGCDTDGRTDIGWWDTLRYRLESKRTQIERVLAQLPDDPAAVPVRRLAEAARDAVSRQLAVAPKLGDDPSLEAVHRFALALIIERDRAQTEAGPLIAALDAAIAGAADDESRLKLCVLRAGCAAHGLQNGLPHFRLNATQVHNAVRRTLDRDGDPTDPAQRRSHLASINALLDRVEAVPVDFGALAAERASAARLMMTVAQILKHVDGTHPVRFLIAETETGYTLLAALWLAEHFGIGDKVEITPLFETASALEQGVHVIEDALRSAHWRRYLRRIGRLVLQFGYSDSGRYVGQLAATFWIERLRLRITEMMVQNGLSDIELVIFDTHGESIGRGAHPASLKDRLAYLAPSHARRRNREAGVKARLESSFQGTDGYLLFGSGPLARATVLRIVEHVFAPGDPPDDPIYAEPDFATEFFTGARQDMESLVDDPGYAALLGTFGPNLIDRTGSRPVARQSDAGGPVAITHPRQIRAIPNNAILQQLGFLANSMHGIGHAAARAPDLFRDMRAQSDRFGRAFSLVQHAAAVSDLDVLRAYVETLDPGMWLERARRATRDGRREEIIAIAAALDRLDLAPRLRRLFGRLTHDHLMLHSVAPDLGTMSLRLTLLHALRLALIHRIWFLAVHIPGFRPQAGITREILIERILRLDVASCLKALDEIFPVAPDPTLGLNFGEPPGPRGVGTYETEHRTLFEPIGRLFALVREISGMIQHEIGSFG